Part of the Burkholderia sp. FERM BP-3421 genome, ATCGCGGCACCACGGAAAGCGGGGCTGCGGGCGCAGCGCATCGCGCCTCCCTTTCCTCTGGCGGCCGGCCGTACGCTTGCGCGGCAGGGATATCGATGTGCTCCGCCGGCCCGTTCGGACAACCCGGGCGGTCAAGCCCGCATGGCGTGGTTCTCGCATGAACCACTCGCCGGTGCCGACATGACGAAGCACTTTTCGCTTCAAAATGGGTTGGAATCAGAAGAATATTCCCCGCACACGGCGCGCTGTATGCTCCGATATCCTGACGCGCCCGAGTGGTCGGGCCGGGTCGGTGCGCCGCCCCTCGTCGCGCTGTTCCCGCGATCAGAGAGGCCCACGTGGCGCCGCCGCCCGCATGCCGGCCTCCGCCTGTCTCAACACCGCCACGACGCCGTGGCGACCGCATTCCAGTACTCATGTTACGTCTAAGCGAAGTCAAACTCCCCCTCGATCACCCCGAAAGTGATCTCGAAGCCGCGATCCGGGCGCGCCTCGCGGACCTCGGCGTGGCGGCAGACGAACTCCTCCGCTATACGGTGTTCCGCCGTGCGCACGACGCCCGCAAGCGCGCCGACATCAAGCTGACGTATATCGTCGATGTCGAGGTCAAGAACGAAGCGGCCGCGCTCGAGCGGCTCGCCGGCAAGCCGCATTGCGGCGTGACGCCCGACATGGCGTACCGCTTCGTCGCGAAGGCGCCCGAGCATACCGAGGCCCTGCGCCCGGTCGTCATCGGCATGGGGCCGTGCGGGCTGTTCGCCGGGCTGATCCTCGCGCAGATGGGATTCCGCCCCATCATCCTCGAACGCGGCAAGGCCGTGCGCGAGCGCACCAAGGACACCTTCGGCCTGTGGCGCAAGGGCGTGCTCAATCCCGAATCCAACGTGCAGTTCGGCGAAGGCGGGGCCGGGACGTTCTCCGACGGCAAGCTGTACAGCCAGATCAAGGATCCTCACCACTATGGCCGCAAGGTGCTGGACGAATTCGTCAAGGCGGGTGCGCCGGACGACATCCTGTATCTGAGCCGGCCGCACATCGGCACGTTCCGCCTCGTCAGCATGGTGGAAAAAATGCGCGCGACCATCCACGAACTCGGTGGGGAAGTGCGCTTCGAGACCCGGGTCGACGACATCGAGATCGATCAGGGCAAGGTGCGCGCGCTCAAGCTCTCGAACGGGGAAACGCTGCGCTGCGACCACGTGGTGCTGGCGGTCGGCCACAGCGCGCGCGACACCTTCCAGATGCTGCACGATCGCGGCGTCTATATCGAAGCCAAGCCGTTCTCGCTGGGTTTCCGCATCGAACATCCGCAGGGGCTGATCGATCGCAGCCGCTTCGGCAAGTTCGCGGGCCACAAGCAGCTTGGCGCGGCCGACTACAAGGTGGTCCACCACTGCAG contains:
- a CDS encoding NAD(P)/FAD-dependent oxidoreductase, whose product is MLRLSEVKLPLDHPESDLEAAIRARLADLGVAADELLRYTVFRRAHDARKRADIKLTYIVDVEVKNEAAALERLAGKPHCGVTPDMAYRFVAKAPEHTEALRPVVIGMGPCGLFAGLILAQMGFRPIILERGKAVRERTKDTFGLWRKGVLNPESNVQFGEGGAGTFSDGKLYSQIKDPHHYGRKVLDEFVKAGAPDDILYLSRPHIGTFRLVSMVEKMRATIHELGGEVRFETRVDDIEIDQGKVRALKLSNGETLRCDHVVLAVGHSARDTFQMLHDRGVYIEAKPFSLGFRIEHPQGLIDRSRFGKFAGHKQLGAADYKVVHHCSNGRAVYSFCMCPGGTVVAATSEPGRVVTNGMSQYSRAERNANAGIVVGITPEDYPGGPLAGIAFQRKWEERAFELGGGDYSAPGQLVGDFIAGRPSTSLGSVAPSYKPGVHPTDLSTALPDYVIEAIREALPEIDKKIAGFAMHDAVLTGVETRTSSPIRVRRKDDYQSMNVEGLYPAGEGAGYAGGIYSAAIDGIEVAQAVALNLTSTRAS